TTGTGTCATTGTATATCCCCATTACTTCACATTTGGCTTGATACAGTGTGAATCGGTGCGATATTATATCGGGAACCGAAAATCCTAATGTTTCGTGCTCCGAATAAAACTTTGCAGTATCTTTTGCCAAAAGTGGGTTCTCTGTATTGACATCAACAACCTTAGCAACAACCTTATTGTTACCTTCAGGCAAATCAACTTCAACATAGGAAAATTTCAATTGATTTTGGTGCTCGCCATCTACATCCCCAAACAGAAAAGAAAACTCCTGTGTTGATGTTTCACCAAAGATTATTCCTAAAGCCATTGTGTTTCCTCCATTTACCCTCGGTTATGAAAATCTCTTGTTAACTTATTGGTTACCATTAAGAAAACCTCCCTCAAACTGTTACCATCCAATCCAAGTTGACGAAAAGCTCGATTTGCTTGGTCAAGTAGGTATGATTCAGTGACTGTCGAGGTAATTTTCTTGGGCATTCTTGCCATTTTATCAGCATAATACAAGAATATAGGTAAACCGTAACTGCTGTAGGGAAGACTGGCAATATAAATAGATGCTAATACATCGTTCCACGTTTCCGCAGTTCCTTGTTCCAAGAATTCAACTCGGATAGGTGCTTTTAGTTCACTTGTCCGGACAAAACTCATCAACATTCTGTATTTATCAAAAGGAAGTAACTTATTTATAATATCAGAAATTAAAGGTTCTCGTGCGTCTCCTAAAGCAGATAATGAACCAAGCTGAACTTTAAATATACTATTATTGCTACGACTGGTAAAATATCTTCGGATCGGCACAGGGTTAGTAAATTCTGATTCAGTCGAACGTTCGCCGTCAAACCTTAACGAAAAAGATTGAATCATCTCATCACCCCATCCTGATTTACGAATGAATTCCTGAAATTGATCCTTGAAATTTTTTCCGTTGGAATCTACATCGTAGGACTCAAACAACTGGCGAAGGATCCTCTGGTTATCAGAATCTTCTTGTCCGAAATTTTCGATTTGGTACTGGACATACAATCTTGAATATTCTGTTGAATCATCACCTTTTTCGACACAACCGATTAACGAGAAATTCATCTCATTGGCGAGATCTGACAGTTTCCTAAGAAGTGAAAAATAGATACATATCCCCGGAATTTCCCCTTTATTAACTCTCTGTTCGATTTTCTGTTGTCTCTCCGTAGAGGCAGCGAACAAATCAACAAAACGGCTTACACCATCTTTATAATCCGCTTCTTCGACTATCAAATCCAGCAAACCACCATTCGCAGTAGTTTTCACTTCATCAGCAACCTCAGAGGGTGGTTCAATATCCGCGGTGAGGACTTCCTTTATATCTTCTTTCCGAAAGAGAAGACTCATAAACGGGCCGATTTGTCGAATTAGCGGGCCGTGAAAAATAATAGAATATAGTGGTTCGTCGTAACTTTCAAGGATTTTTGCAGTATAAAAGGCAACATATAAATTAAGAAGGTAAGATAAAAATTGCATTTTACGTTCAAAATCTTCATCTTCTTCAGCTTGAAGACGAAGCATTGACGAAACTGTGAGTATCTTTTCCGTCTTGGGCGTTTGTGGATCAGGGATCTTATATCCGAACGCGCAACTATGCCTATACGCAATCCCACCTACAAAACTCTCGTTATCAACGATAGATTCATCCACCGAAATTATCCACTTCCCTTTCATCTCAGAACAAACTTTCGACAGGAGGTCCTTAT
This genomic stretch from Candidatus Poribacteria bacterium harbors:
- a CDS encoding DNA double-strand break repair nuclease NurA; translation: MNGKQFLTDTAFRDAGNRVIRNLLAEFEALSENELGAKIDTSVEFLGNDYIRKITGVSYEKDIEPDTYTIGRSKFDKDLLSKVCSEMKGKWIISVDESIVDNESFVGGIAYRHSCAFGYKIPDPQTPKTEKILTVSSMLRLQAEEDEDFERKMQFLSYLLNLYVAFYTAKILESYDEPLYSIIFHGPLIRQIGPFMSLLFRKEDIKEVLTADIEPPSEVADEVKTTANGGLLDLIVEEADYKDGVSRFVDLFAASTERQQKIEQRVNKGEIPGICIYFSLLRKLSDLANEMNFSLIGCVEKGDDSTEYSRLYVQYQIENFGQEDSDNQRILRQLFESYDVDSNGKNFKDQFQEFIRKSGWGDEMIQSFSLRFDGERSTESEFTNPVPIRRYFTSRSNNSIFKVQLGSLSALGDAREPLISDIINKLLPFDKYRMLMSFVRTSELKAPIRVEFLEQGTAETWNDVLASIYIASLPYSSYGLPIFLYYADKMARMPKKITSTVTESYLLDQANRAFRQLGLDGNSLREVFLMVTNKLTRDFHNRG